The sequence TCAGCCCATTGCCCTTTAGCATCCAATTGGGATGGTGGAGCCTCAAGGAGCCTCTCCACACTTGGAATGTCCAGTACCTGGGTTATGCTTTTGGTTGATCCTTCGTTTAGATTTGCATCACCAGAATGTTTCACTTGATCAGCCTCAGTACCACTATCACATGGTCCCTCATCTATTTGCAGATCAGACTCAGAATGAGGAGTGTCTGCTCCACTCGAGTCCCTGTCTTTTGAACATTGTTTTTCATCCATACCACTCAATTCATTTTCGGAAATAAGTTCCTTTTGCACATCTTCAATACCGATTCTCTTCCATTTGCCAACAGAGCTAACATCATCAATACTTTCTTTAAGACCTACCATCAACTCCATTGTTTGCGCAGGAATAACTTGAGATGCTAAAATGGGCATCGAAGGAGGTGAGCATGGCGATTTCCATTTTGAGCCAACTCCTAATGAAAGAGCTTTTTCAACTGCTGCAGGAGAGGATTCCAGCACTCCCGGATTTGGCATTTCAGACTCCAAACTTCTAACAGCCAACTGGGTTTCCTTTCTTGACTCTTCAGATACTATTCCATCATCCTCTTCTTCTTCTACTGCAGCTTCCATCACCTGCACAGTGGAAGTGCTATCCTTGCCACTCTCTCCCTCCAAAACACTATTGACTGCTTGCAGAGGTTCAACACTCTCGCCTGCATCAGATACAACTGCTGTAGCCACTGGTGGTACCACAGAATCTGATTCTGTAGATGGAATGTGAGAAGATGGCAATGCAGATGCAGCTGATGAGACCACAACAACAGGTTCAGGCTCAGAGCTGTACCTTCCAGCAAAGGTGAATGTTTCTCCTAATAGGGCCGCAACAGCATCCTCTGTCTCTTCCTGTGATATTATTGCACGGGGCTTTCCACCGACACCTTCAGATGATATTGCCCCACCAACATCACCTTCATCAGCATCAATTCGATTGACATCATCTGTAGATATATCCCTCTCCTTGATGTCCGTGATAACTTCCGAATCAGCAGAATGGGGAGGTGTTGGGGGAGTGGAGGGTAATACTGAACTGTCTCTGTCGGTGATGGATTCACCAGTTGATATGCTCTTCACAGCATTGTCATGAATCTCTGCATCAAGAGCATTGACTCCAAATCCAGGGGCAACAAATTTATCACGCCTTGAGGACACCTCTGATTCAAGAGGGTGTGATGTTGGAGACTGGATGAGGGCAGACGTGGGGGTTGGTGGAAGGGCAGTTTGAGTTTCATGAGGGGATGATGCAGAGCCTCTATCCACTCCAATATCAACCGCAAATTCCTCAACAACAGCTCCATCAGGTATGCAACTTCTTGGAAGTAAAGGCTCTGGAGAAATAGATGGGTCTTTTACAAATGACTGCTCACTTTGATCTAAGGAGTTATCAATCCCCTTGGATGAATCCCTGTTTGATGGACTTGTGATACCAGCTTCCCCAATATCATGCAACCGATCTTCATGAACACTTTTAGCTGCTGCATCGAAGTCTTCCACTACTTCTTCCACAGGCTTATAGTCACGAACTTCTTGGCTTTCCTTCCTTGCGTTTCGCTCTTCCTTCGTCTTCTTAcgctttttcttcttctctttgaCTGGAATGCGTAGTTCACTTTCATGCTCTTCATCAATGAAAGTGTATGCTTCTAATATAGCAGATTCTCTTCTACTTGATACGGGACTGGCCAGATGTAATGATGGCATATCACTCGTGGCACTGTCACCATGATCAGAATGATTGGTTGCTTTAATGGGCTGTTTAGTAGAAGAGATCAATGGAATGCTAGCGAACCCTGTGCGTGAGTCCCGTGGTCCCTCATCCCCCTGAGTGCTGGCCCCATCGTCAACAACATTCTTGCTCAACTCCTTCTTCTCCCGCTTCTCTTTGCTTTTTCTCTCTCGCTTACGCTTTCGCTCCTCTGAATGTTTTCTGCTGGTTATCTCCATAGTCACATCCAAAGGAACGCAATCAGTGGCTGTGGACTCTGCAGTCGTCACTATTTCATTGGTCAATGTGTCAGTGGGTgggggaggtgggggtggaggagggaGAGATGGAAGAGGTGGCAGCACATTCACTGAACGCTTGGGTGAAGACCTGAGCTCTGCCGGAGATGTTTCTATGTTTGAGTCCGAGTCTGATCCATACACATTGGACACATTCCACTTCATTGGGAAGGGAGCTCCAAAGGGCAGACCACTGCCACTCTCACTACCTGCACCACATCCAGACATTGATGATGTTATATTCCCAGTCTTTTGTTCCATAGATGCAATCCCTGCATCATCATCTGAGAGTGGGCCAAAAATATCTTCCATTTTACCATCCCTTTTCCCAGCAGTCACCTCAGTTGAGGTTTTGCTACTattagcttcaagtttatttggTGCTTTCTTCCTTCGTTGGCTTGATGGTTTAATTGCTTCAGATGAATCAGTCTCAGCCACTGATGAAGATTTATCTTCCTTCTTTGGGATTTCCTCAACCTTTGGCTCTTTGCATCCTTTAACATTTGAGATTACTGATATGACACCAGTTACACTGCTATCTTCATCAGGTGCCTTGTGACCAGAGCGTCTCCTCTCCCTCTTTGACTGATGTTTTCTACGTTCAGATTCTTGCTCATTAGAAATGTGCTTGTTCCATGACTTAGTACATTCATCCACTTTGACATCACTTGCACAAGGATCAGATGTACCTTGAATGGATTCAGCAGCATACGATAACTCCTTCGATGCCACAGAATCTTCACTAGAGATGGACAACTTTTTACCTCCACCaagtctctttttctttttatgagatttcttcaaaatattatgCTCTAGTTTTAGGTCATTTGAACCCATCTGATGGTTAGAAATACTCTTCTCTACTGCATCAACATCATCGGAGTCTTCAGGAGCAGAGAAAATCTTATTTCCATCTCCTTTGGAATCATCTGAATTCGTTCTAACAATATCACGAGGTTTCCCATCAGTTTTCTCATCCTCATCAAACGTATGGCTGCCAACAGAATCTTCCTGAATATTATTAACACCACTGCTCTCTCGACTAATGACATGGTGCTCATCATCACTAGGGTCCATTGATTTATAACGACCACCACTTCCCGAAATTTTCTTAGCGCAGGCATTCAACAGTTTATCCTCGGGTGTCAATGGTGATGGTGGAGGTAGAGGAGGTGCAAGAGATGGAAGGTGCTGAGTGGATGAATAGGAATGAGTAGAGTGAACTTTTTGAGGTTCAGTAGCAATGAGATCAGCTTCACTATCGTCCGAATACACATCTCTTGTTTTAAGACGATTAGAGCCCATGGCCCTGTCAATAGAGGACTCCATTGATGCAGTCACCTGATGACTTTCTTCTTCTGACGTGTCTGATGCTATTCTTGAACGACTGCCTCGGCGAGATGAAGTAGCCGAAGCAGGACGAGATTTCACTTTTGGGATTTCTAATTTAGCCATGACTTCAGCATTAAGACTATCTTCCACATTAGTAGGATTTATCAGCTGAGGTCTGCTAATACGTGCCTGGTTACTATACATAGACTTTTTGCTTTTAGGCATCTTACTTGCCAGAGTGGCATGATGTTTAGCTAGCATACCGTCAATATCAGATTTTGCACTGGATTCTTCTTCTTcagttttgattttcaataagtTAGCTCTAGAAGATTTGCCTAATGGCTTCCTTTTCCTACGTTCTTCGTCTTCCTTAGCCATAGTTTCAGCCTCCTCCTCTACATCACCATCATCTCCATGCCCTGCAATATCATGATGATCTTCATTATCTTCATACGCCTCCTCATCCTCAGAGCTAGTGATTACTAACTTATTAGATCGTTTTCCTATCCCTGATGCTCCAGCAGTTGAACCCACTCCCGAGCTGTTTCGTCTCTCTTTTTCACAACGTTCTTCCCTCTCATGCTCCGAGTCCGAGTCTTCATCCCAAGATGTTGATCTCTTCTTCTCCTCCCTTCGTGCTCGGGACTGCTTAAGAgctgaaaacttttcttttaatctttcCTGCCGCTTTTCCTCTTCTTGCTTTTGCATGTTCTTTGTAGAGCGAGCTTTAACTTTATCATACATGGAAATGTATGCTGGTTCATCAAGTACTATGTCAAAAATAGAATGTTTCTTTGGTTTGGGTTCATCATCTTCACTGCCCACATCGCTTTCACTGCCAGCCGCTGCACTCTCTTTCCTCTTGGCCACTGCTTTCACAGCAACAGGAGCAGAGACTCCCTCTTTCTTCTTTGTTGACAACTTGCTCGGTGTAGCACTTGGTTCCTCCTTCACCACGACACTTTCACTGCTTCCTCCACTCTTCCTATCCCTCTTCCGTTCCTTAGCATCCTTCTTTGAGTGCTTATACTTTGCATCCTCCTTCTCCACCACTGCTGGCATCAAATCTTCATCAACCTCATCCTTCTTCTTTTCCGATTTCACCTCTTCTTTTATCTTAATGCTTTCTTTGGGGCTCTCTCTCCCCTTCTCAGATTTACTCCTCCTTTTCTGCTTCTCTTTGTCTCTAGCTCGATGCCTGTCCATTCCAGGCTGTAACGTCTCTGATTTTGGGGGTAACTCCTTATCAGGAGCAACAACAACAGAGGGCTTTGGCATAGGAGGAGAAGAAGATTCAGAGgtgtggtggtgatggtggtgatGATGGTGGTGGTGCTCCTTCCCTTTCTTCTTCTCATTGACCACACCAGTTTCTTCTTTCACAACCTTTGGTAGGGTTGGTGTTGCTTCGGCAGGAGGTACTTTTTCCTCAGACGATACCTTTGAAACAATACCCTGGGTAAAAACGTTGCCCTTATCTTCCACTGAAGTCTTCCGTTCTCGATCTGGCTTCAATGTTCGCTCTTCTTTTTTACTATTACTGCCCATTGTACGATCAGCCTTCCTATCAGAACTTACACTGGCTTTTCTGGAACCATCTCGTGAATCTTTTGAATCCCTCCTATCCATCTTCACCGGCTTTGCAGCCATGGTAGGGGCAGTAGACACTGGACTGCTTTTCACAGATACAGAgctattttcactaatttttggTCCATCCCCTGAATTGGAGGGAGACACTTTAGCACGCTTAGCCTCTGTTGCTTCAGGAGATCGTTCCCGCTTCACTGCCTTATGATGGCCACTCACATTTTCGATACTGTCCTGTGAGCCAACTCGCCTCTTACACCCAATACTACCAACAACACTAGAAACACTCACAGCAGTCTTTGATGCTCCATTTGATATCCCAGCATCTGAAACTCGACGAGACTGTTCTTTAACACTgtcctttttctctttccttttctcccTATCCTTTTCCTCAGTCAAATACACACTCACACCAGGAACATTGGTCACCAGCTCATCTTTTAACTTAATAGGTCCATCTTTCTTCACTTCTATTTCCTGAGACCCCGCAACTTTCACTTTTTGCACAACTGGCTCAGTCACCAACGGTTCCTCTAAATTATCACTTACAACAGAATCTTTCTCCTTATCTTGCGTACTCACATCTTTGTCTCTTCCACCTCCAGCATTAGAAGAAGTAAGTTCTTCTACTATATCTTTTGCTGGACACTCAGCAGTTCCACTCAAAGTCACATCTTTCTTTGGGCACTTCGCAGACTCCCCAGAGGTAGTCACACTCCTTGGCTTAGAGGCAGATGCTAACTTTGAAGCTGTGTCCACCACGTTTGGAGAAAGGGGATTTTCAGACAAACGAGACACAGGAGATGCTGTAATGGAGGGTAAGCACGTAAGAGACGTAGTTGTTGTAACTGATGTAGGAGAAACAGCAGTAGTAACCACTGTAGTAGGTAGAGTGCCGGCAGCAGTAACAGTGGTGACCACCAGAGGACCACTGCTATGTCCCGAGCAAGAGGACGGAACAGATGGCTCTGAAGACACAACTTTTTCGAAAACATGTCCCAATGATGCTGATGGCTTAGATGATCCAATGGTCGATGGAACAATCAGACAGGGTTCATCACTGGGATTAACACTCACAAGGAGGCTAGGGGAGGTAACTGGAGGTGAAGTTAAAGCCACAGTCATTTGGGGAGGAGTGCAACCTGCTCTTGGCACTACGGATGCAGAGGAGACAGTAGACACAGTTACTGGTGCTCCAGCAGCTGTAGTTGTAGCAACAGAGGTTGTAGGAACCACAGGAGGATGGCTAGGGAATGGATATTGTAGGCCCCTGGATGGGGCAGTTGAGACAATGGCTCTAACAGTCCCTGTTCCAACAGGAGAGTTTGTCACAATTCCCTGACTCTTTGGTATCTGCGGCCCCCTCGAAGGAGGTGTTGCATTGGCTCGGAGGGTCCGGAATGCTGATGTTGTAGTACTGGATCCAAGAGAAAATGTATTGGCTATGGAACGTGGTGAGGCAGATGTAGCAGACTGAGTTGTTGCTGTCAAAGGAGATGAGCTTGGGTTTGGGACGGAGACAGCCCTGTTATCAGAGGGGACGGTAAGGCGACCTGTGGTCAAAATAGGAGATCCTGGAAGGGTTACAGGTGAGGAAGGAGCACCATCCCGTCCTGTCCCAGGGTTACGAAGAGCAGCCCGAGAGGTCCAATTCGCTGGAAATTCTCCTGGCTCATATTTCTCACCAAAATTTTCTAATCTTTTAGAATCCTCATCAAAGACACTTCGCCGTGAAAGAACGGAGCGAACTATCTCCGATGGCTGCTGTTTCCTCAACTCATCAAGGTCTAATGGCCGATGCCGTAGTCTGATTGACTGAGAACTAGCGGGGAAATCATTGCCAGCACCACTTTCACTGGATGTAGAGTTTGCCACAGAACCAACAGTACTACCAACAGTAACAGGGCCATAAGTCCTAAGTCCGGAccatttctcatatttttcatccAGCCGCCGAATCCGCTCTGCAAGTGAGGGTGCACCAGGTGGGGAGGCAGGGAAAGGCAGGCCAGGAGAGGATGCCGGGTGTCCATCACGCTCTGATGAGGTTGGGGAAGATGGTGGTGAAGAAGATGGCGAGGAATGCTTGGGAGATGATAACGTAGAAGGTGATCTTCCAGGTTCAGAAGTAAGACTGGTAGCTGTATTTGGGGAGGATTTTGGAGGACATATCTGAACGTTCTTATGGGAATGTGAAGCATCAGAAAGTGGAGGACATGATATTCCTTGGCGGAGCCCAGCCGCACAAGGGCTCTCTCCAGTCTCAGTCCTGAACTCCACAACCCTAGAATCTTCTCCAACTGCAGGCAGAGAGGGTGCTCTCCTTGCTTCTGGAACAGAAGACACCATCTTTGGGGAAGCTGTTGGACAAGATTTATGTGACTGAGTAACAGGCGGAGGTGGAGATTTAATGGAGTAGCCTGCCTTAGTTGGGGAAGAGGATTCGGTTTCAGTAGGGGAGGCTGGGTCACTAGTTGTGGTAATACTTGAGTTAGGTTTTATCCGTGCAAATCCTGGGAGAGGCAGGGACAGGGGGCCCTCATCCAGTTTCTCACGAGGTATCTTACGAGGCTCTGTGGGGTTCTCAGGCTTCTCATCACATAGAGGGGTGCCCGGTCGACTTCCTTCTTCATCTTCACCAACAACAGTAACACCAGCTCCTCTGGGCTCTCCCCTCTCGCGATcacggtggtggtggtggtgatgatggtggtggtggtggtggtgggcaTGGTGGCCTTTTGTCTCGTTTGCACTTACAGCTCCCTCTTCCTCTGTGTGATGATGTTTTCTGGACAGGGGTCTTTCGTCATTTTCAGTGGAACTTCCAGTTTTCCGCCTCTTGCACACGAAGTGAGGAGAGTAATCCCTATTGGTAGATAAGGCTGTACTCTCTGGACCAGGTACAGAGCTGTCTCTAGATCTCACACTTTCCACTGTTGGGCGACGGCCCTTAGTATCCGCTGACCTGCGAACCTCCGACCTTCTATGATAATTGCTAGAAACTGACTGAAGTGATGAGGCATCACTATTCCCATGCTGGCGGATACTCAAATCTCCGATATCATTGGACGTAGATGAGCTCAACCCAATTTGATTAGATTTGGAATGACTGGACTTAGATGGTATGCTTATCACTCCACTTTTTGCTCCTAATGAAGAGCTACTACTTTTCAGGGAGCCAGACGGGGACATGTTAATCCGGGGAGAAGATGACGGTGCACTTCCTCTAACAATGTTTCCACCAGGGGATGACACTGATCGTCCACATGAAGAAGGAGATACCATCACTTTACTGCCTGAGATCAGGCTCCTTGTGCTTACCTTGCAACTTGAAGAATTTGATGGAAGGCCATCCGAGGTGCCTTCATCCCCACCACGCATGCAAAGCCGAGCTTTTTTCCCGCTCCTTGGCACATCCCCACACTCACTCCTATCCTCGGCCCCAGACCCAGCACCACCCATTTCTTCAAGTTGTTCCAAAAGATGCTGAATATGCACTCTTTCTTTTTGCAAATGTCTGATATCACTCCCACCAACTACAACATTGTCACTCATTCCATCACCACACTCACTATCTCCATCCAGCACAGAAACACGGAGTCCCCTTTCTTGTGTCCTGCCACCACACGAGGAAGCAACTACACTTTGAAGGGCATGCCTCTTATAACCTCCCGATTCTTTATCAGCATACCGTTGTAACCTTCCCCCACGATCCACTGGCCCAACATCCACACCTCCACCACGTAGGGCAGTTAGAGAATCCCGCAAATCCCCTTTCGCCTCCACAACAAGCTTTCCTTTGCCAGTCAAGCACAGGTCTGAAGATGAACAATCCTTTTCCATTACATCACGTGCTGGACTACCACCAAATCCGGAGGAGCTCGCAACACCACGAGAAGAATGACCACCTAAACCACGGTACATGGAGTACCGTTTTCCAATCACAGGTGGACTGCCGTGTCGACCTCCAGAAACAACACCAGGGGGAACAGGACTTGGATGGGCATGAAGATgtggggggtggggaggaggaggtgggggtgacGCACCATGGAAGCTCTCTTGATCACTGGCACTACGGTGACGGCTTCTGCTACGTCGTCTTCGACTACCCACCGGCCCATCCTCATAGTCATCATACGGATGAGAAGGGGGAGGAGCTGGTCCCACAGCAGCAGATGGACCACCAAATGGAGTGCTGGGTGCTGCTCCAAACCCCTTTTCTCCAACAAGCCCTAAGTTAAGATTAAGGCCTACCACACTCATTCCTAGGTTGTCAGTCACATAATCTCGTCTTTCCCTTTGGGAATAGCCATATTCTCTAAGTTCTTGCTCATATGAATCATCATGGCTCGCCCCACTTCCTTGACTGAACTCATCATAGTTCCTGAAAAGGTATAAGACAGTTTGATAAGCTTTAAAgacaaatgtaaaattaaaatgtaatttcacaGTCATTAATGAGATGATAGAAACTACAACAGAAAAGCAAAAGCTGTTGCATACAATGAACTAAaagattcaaattaaaatgaaaattttcaggctcACCTATAGCGGGCACCCCGTGGTTCAGGATACTCATCATAGTAGTCATATCGGCACTGAGCAATAGAGCGAGGGGTTCGGCCAGGTCCACTCACACCACTGCCACCACTGCCACCACCATAAGCAGCTGCAGCTGCAGCTGCTGCAGCCGCTGCTGCTGCTGTCCTCAGCTGTGCTGCAGAATGTGGCGGAGTAGCCATACCACTTCCTCCTGCCAACAAAGCTGCAGCAGTCACCACAGATGAAGATCCAGCAGCCCCAGATGACCCCGATGAACGAGCGTATGCAGATCCACTGGGAGGAACAGCACCCCGCACTACCGAAGAACGCTGAGCTCCAACAACTTCGTACCGACAGCCAGAGCTCATACCAAAACTCCGACTTGACACAGCAGTCTCGTACCGATTCGAGGAATCTCTGTTTAAAATTGagtcaaatagaaaaaatatcaacacaAGCCTGAATCCATCAGAATGTGCAAACTGGAATAATAATCACTGATATTATTTAAGCTGAATAT comes from Ischnura elegans chromosome X, ioIscEleg1.1, whole genome shotgun sequence and encodes:
- the LOC124170950 gene encoding protein split ends isoform X2, which codes for MGSRRGGSRSASTSSCSSHSSRSHSPPHLSSSKSCSPSHQGGVRSGRVGVSLQSAVSAAPHTNSSGSSSIVGSGLGVVSQVSHGEDRRPFAICVRNLPARSSDTSLKDGLFHEYKKHGKVTWVKVVGTGGDRYAVVCFKKPEDVEKALEVSRDKLFFGCKIDVAPYEGFDVDDNEFRPYEAELDEFHPKATRTLFIGNLEKEITASELRKHFEQFGEIIEIDIKKQGSVSSYAFCQYADIGSVVKAMRTMDGEHLGNNRIKLGFGKSMPTNCVWVDGISDSVSEKYLNVQFHQFGPISHIAVDRERGHALVFFEQLPCAQNAVKEMRGVALRGRKLQIDFASRECQEAFYDHLEKQGHANAAAVTAVATAAAVTAAAAAAAAVAERPWDRRDSQGFDSRDSSNRYETAVSSRSFGMSSGCRYEVVGAQRSSVVRGAVPPSGSAYARSSGSSGAAGSSSVVTAAALLAGGSGMATPPHSAAQLRTAAAAAAAAAAAAAYGGGSGGSGVSGPGRTPRSIAQCRYDYYDEYPEPRGARYRNYDEFSQGSGASHDDSYEQELREYGYSQRERRDYVTDNLGMSVVGLNLNLGLVGEKGFGAAPSTPFGGPSAAVGPAPPPSHPYDDYEDGPVGSRRRRSRSRHRSASDQESFHGASPPPPPPHPPHLHAHPSPVPPGVVSGGRHGSPPVIGKRYSMYRGLGGHSSRGVASSSGFGGSPARDVMEKDCSSSDLCLTGKGKLVVEAKGDLRDSLTALRGGGVDVGPVDRGGRLQRYADKESGGYKRHALQSVVASSCGGRTQERGLRVSVLDGDSECGDGMSDNVVVGGSDIRHLQKERVHIQHLLEQLEEMGGAGSGAEDRSECGDVPRSGKKARLCMRGGDEGTSDGLPSNSSSCKVSTRSLISGSKVMVSPSSCGRSVSSPGGNIVRGSAPSSSPRINMSPSGSLKSSSSSLGAKSGVISIPSKSSHSKSNQIGLSSSTSNDIGDLSIRQHGNSDASSLQSVSSNYHRRSEVRRSADTKGRRPTVESVRSRDSSVPGPESTALSTNRDYSPHFVCKRRKTGSSTENDERPLSRKHHHTEEEGAVSANETKGHHAHHHHHHHHHHHHHRDRERGEPRGAGVTVVGEDEEGSRPGTPLCDEKPENPTEPRKIPREKLDEGPLSLPLPGFARIKPNSSITTTSDPASPTETESSSPTKAGYSIKSPPPPVTQSHKSCPTASPKMVSSVPEARRAPSLPAVGEDSRVVEFRTETGESPCAAGLRQGISCPPLSDASHSHKNVQICPPKSSPNTATSLTSEPGRSPSTLSSPKHSSPSSSPPSSPTSSERDGHPASSPGLPFPASPPGAPSLAERIRRLDEKYEKWSGLRTYGPVTVGSTVGSVANSTSSESGAGNDFPASSQSIRLRHRPLDLDELRKQQPSEIVRSVLSRRSVFDEDSKRLENFGEKYEPGEFPANWTSRAALRNPGTGRDGAPSSPVTLPGSPILTTGRLTVPSDNRAVSVPNPSSSPLTATTQSATSASPRSIANTFSLGSSTTTSAFRTLRANATPPSRGPQIPKSQGIVTNSPVGTGTVRAIVSTAPSRGLQYPFPSHPPVVPTTSVATTTAAGAPVTVSTVSSASVVPRAGCTPPQMTVALTSPPVTSPSLLVSVNPSDEPCLIVPSTIGSSKPSASLGHVFEKVVSSEPSVPSSCSGHSSGPLVVTTVTAAGTLPTTVVTTAVSPTSVTTTTSLTCLPSITASPVSRLSENPLSPNVVDTASKLASASKPRSVTTSGESAKCPKKDVTLSGTAECPAKDIVEELTSSNAGGGRDKDVSTQDKEKDSVVSDNLEEPLVTEPVVQKVKVAGSQEIEVKKDGPIKLKDELVTNVPGVSVYLTEEKDREKRKEKKDSVKEQSRRVSDAGISNGASKTAVSVSSVVGSIGCKRRVGSQDSIENVSGHHKAVKRERSPEATEAKRAKVSPSNSGDGPKISENSSVSVKSSPVSTAPTMAAKPVKMDRRDSKDSRDGSRKASVSSDRKADRTMGSNSKKEERTLKPDRERKTSVEDKGNVFTQGIVSKVSSEEKVPPAEATPTLPKVVKEETGVVNEKKKGKEHHHHHHHHHHHTSESSSPPMPKPSVVVAPDKELPPKSETLQPGMDRHRARDKEKQKRRSKSEKGRESPKESIKIKEEVKSEKKKDEVDEDLMPAVVEKEDAKYKHSKKDAKERKRDRKSGGSSESVVVKEEPSATPSKLSTKKKEGVSAPVAVKAVAKRKESAAAGSESDVGSEDDEPKPKKHSIFDIVLDEPAYISMYDKVKARSTKNMQKQEEEKRQERLKEKFSALKQSRARREEKKRSTSWDEDSDSEHEREERCEKERRNSSGVGSTAGASGIGKRSNKLVITSSEDEEAYEDNEDHHDIAGHGDDGDVEEEAETMAKEDEERRKRKPLGKSSRANLLKIKTEEEESSAKSDIDGMLAKHHATLASKMPKSKKSMYSNQARISRPQLINPTNVEDSLNAEVMAKLEIPKVKSRPASATSSRRGSRSRIASDTSEEESHQVTASMESSIDRAMGSNRLKTRDVYSDDSEADLIATEPQKVHSTHSYSSTQHLPSLAPPLPPPSPLTPEDKLLNACAKKISGSGGRYKSMDPSDDEHHVISRESSGVNNIQEDSVGSHTFDEDEKTDGKPRDIVRTNSDDSKGDGNKIFSAPEDSDDVDAVEKSISNHQMGSNDLKLEHNILKKSHKKKKRLGGGKKLSISSEDSVASKELSYAAESIQGTSDPCASDVKVDECTKSWNKHISNEQESERRKHQSKRERRRSGHKAPDEDSSVTGVISVISNVKGCKEPKVEEIPKKEDKSSSVAETDSSEAIKPSSQRRKKAPNKLEANSSKTSTEVTAGKRDGKMEDIFGPLSDDDAGIASMEQKTGNITSSMSGCGAGSESGSGLPFGAPFPMKWNVSNVYGSDSDSNIETSPAELRSSPKRSVNVLPPLPSLPPPPPPPPPTDTLTNEIVTTAESTATDCVPLDVTMEITSRKHSEERKRKRERKSKEKREKKELSKNVVDDGASTQGDEGPRDSRTGFASIPLISSTKQPIKATNHSDHGDSATSDMPSLHLASPVSSRRESAILEAYTFIDEEHESELRIPVKEKKKKRKKTKEERNARKESQEVRDYKPVEEVVEDFDAAAKSVHEDRLHDIGEAGITSPSNRDSSKGIDNSLDQSEQSFVKDPSISPEPLLPRSCIPDGAVVEEFAVDIGVDRGSASSPHETQTALPPTPTSALIQSPTSHPLESEVSSRRDKFVAPGFGVNALDAEIHDNAVKSISTGESITDRDSSVLPSTPPTPPHSADSEVITDIKERDISTDDVNRIDADEGDVGGAISSEGVGGKPRAIISQEETEDAVAALLGETFTFAGRYSSEPEPVVVVSSAASALPSSHIPSTESDSVVPPVATAVVSDAGESVEPLQAVNSVLEGESGKDSTSTVQVMEAAVEEEEDDGIVSEESRKETQLAVRSLESEMPNPGVLESSPAAVEKALSLGVGSKWKSPCSPPSMPILASQVIPAQTMELMVGLKESIDDVSSVGKWKRIGIEDVQKELISENELSGMDEKQCSKDRDSSGADTPHSESDLQIDEGPCDSGTEADQVKHSGDANLNEGSTKSITQVLDIPSVERLLEAPPSQLDAKGQWAEGNVQEDTEKKIDLDHKIVLSQDLPMAEKLHEMAAEVYLQPLHNEVVDEKGAVEDPLNKAPHQLDTQVSRSVLTGEKSIRGENKGDLISSVVCGEGYRDMSVADEEPKTEEGVVSTKHVIDQQAAEIGDESASMRIEANVTKAEGVAVCIDRVPKSEELEKEATPLKKEHESENIIPPVSQSETEPETGSEGITSELFQDQVKQIDISIKTPTSPNVSQGPKHKCSEEAAPSDKLSGKDIVTAVSHNLNKSQPLEDDDNVKPRVQHASLATEIEISSKLRVEPKVEEEDAGEGVCQNDALDEERQGPEKQDISTPIVESNKKKGTLVEGKKLSSSKEKGQTAASDEIVIKSEETKSSSEIAPINPSAFVHSPKTSITPAVAIDSSITPKELESAEEPREGFACVIKKEILPATHLEDEKCDQGKELSSDKIKVELEVDDDEEEANALARRDSDAAREVTSDDHYDQQIFSSDGYGMVIGSGRKWASGARGDGRTRRGRRGRRGGLPDMDAGGVVTRRTRLARGRLRTTAVEARVPVTRSPSPVPQVPEVVPKSEEIARVPVEITCEVMETRGRKGRRGRKKKWMDIPQILLPVIPSKEDSVDDSRKSLTDVYEFHDSEEEDEAFRNETITKVTLTSGVEKKEDKSRWPESVPAVTPENPVPGASPPNSLVNPVSETPRLSALEAVRPRLILTIKSPMKESAKVETREEFVGGVGISTNSVNCVNKEKDLGVDNATVPLDSSIRSSDDGTSKEGTDRELSDSPAVFPSARSPPGAPTRKSRRLREKDGNRTTVDDVIEDVVRGNFGVAEVPAGAVPVGQNTNQPKLALTTAAPIQRTTRRSTRAARHAREEAILYQNKDLEVRKSPRSGRSPAAVKSDTSDSGRLEEKQSESEEERGESRNAVPGANYQEPGTWANTPSAGGKKMAMKPEGGERKSSIPGSLSIPMVRVLGESDEPTTLIDPVTGLLIPMRESEEGQYIPVTTSGSSALGPPMTTTHAIPASSTASTTAPSHTIASTSTPTITTAPSPPTAACIQTVVVVSSSSASPGVPSHIPLAHSTPELTTPRTSSPTDSAAPSPAATRSPPPSSPPLASCRSPSRSVTARSPPLGPASPLPARPPSPPPVTPTAPVSSPSSVVPVLVHGPSAAPDTALPSSGTSTPVTKEPLPKVHLVPVEYLQNPVPAQPPRKQIIASSSLPHPAKDISSVPSVSRVATTLAETLPVTTHVSVPISRSVDVRQTSGVVVEGLGARSRAIIRPQSLTSSQSPASVSMVKTAGPAPTTHQPKAVGRGYITQPREISLPFASGSWASPPMAPSVTPPAVSNAQPTAVVKVSQSEGCHPSVISSGGSSMAVPPAMPPVSITTVPPHILMQTQSTAGTHMLHQTPTSQQKQQQPPQPMIASIATARIPGPKSQGRMASPMPVRVMVPSRVTALESSEPVLPRPPSTEQKVFDSRVPYYGQSLVRVPPVREEESLPPVPPMPIHYHRTRSVKSLATDGKDGTVTSAEAATAPGTPGPLPGGLMPSSEMSPGGCIVVPTPSPTGGAAALRSGGGASGESSPLLSHHHMPYAPHHPQVLQAGLPVSAYVTSLSGSSSLRGESPALSDSPGLTGAPVSDEMRGLKVGERMSALGSRPSGSLPPSSPHTPTPPPAHQPQGGDIGRLPSEIGIQASGRGSFPAPPSHHGRVPNPVHPPAAHEIPPPHYVHSQLMYQQYLRVSTEFPYLSGGVRSSRGPSRDGKSEVQAMETQAGVSPPPEWRRLSTGPGTTPPAPPTPPPTMGARLQAPPSHLLSPHDRSTDSPQVANVYAIGSRSTHAPLSAQATPTRQRQHPGLLMGHPPPGFIPPSLAAMAPLGPGSSSMDMELKLRRAEGLPLLPSQGQRSPPHPPPAHHNPARHLPLHLPLPSHHQQMGPLPILTPPPGGRCPPPLSPVARMHPVIGSEAPLRQPQPQQFQQPCLLGPPTPPLANQVPDQAHSFTALLQRYPVMWQGLLALKNDQAAVQMHFVFGNPHVARDSLPCNIDGSTLPLRIAQRMRLEQTQVEGVARKMQVENEHCMLLALPCGRDHLDVLQQSNNLQSGFITYLQQKQAAGIVNIAAPGSQQAAYVVHIFPSCDFANENLSRIAPDLLQRVSDIAHLLIIIATV